A single region of the Halorussus gelatinilyticus genome encodes:
- a CDS encoding SWIM zinc finger family protein: MSTNPFGELDVTNRTVKRAQYEALEFALSADGVQVRNNSYANPEDHEYLVEVIEGVPTTCTCPADAKYDGACKHRIAVAIRRPILNAVRRQQLVADGGISSASKHEENTPREDGDSDDQEQAEECDCADLRSDFPCWECYRSGRKDFPDGY, encoded by the coding sequence ATGTCGACAAATCCATTCGGAGAACTAGACGTAACGAATCGAACAGTCAAGCGAGCGCAGTATGAGGCGCTTGAATTCGCGCTCTCAGCGGACGGCGTTCAGGTCCGGAACAATAGCTACGCCAATCCTGAAGATCACGAATATCTCGTTGAAGTCATTGAGGGTGTGCCGACTACATGTACCTGCCCGGCAGACGCGAAATACGACGGCGCGTGTAAGCATCGAATCGCCGTCGCGATTCGGCGACCGATTCTCAACGCCGTCCGCCGCCAGCAACTCGTCGCGGACGGTGGCATCTCCTCCGCATCGAAGCACGAGGAGAACACCCCGAGAGAAGACGGAGACAGCGACGACCAAGAGCAAGCAGAGGAGTGCGATTGTGCGGACCTTCGGAGTGACTTCCCCTGTTGGGAGTGCTACCGAAGCGGGCGAAAAGACTTCCCGGATGGCTACTGA
- a CDS encoding DUF7563 family protein, whose amino-acid sequence MPKCQNCGGFVTKRYVRVFTPSDVEKPRVCPSCEDLVREGADVREARSPRQ is encoded by the coding sequence ATGCCAAAGTGCCAGAATTGTGGTGGGTTCGTCACAAAAAGATACGTGAGAGTCTTCACACCCTCTGATGTTGAAAAACCTCGAGTTTGCCCATCATGTGAAGACCTCGTCCGAGAAGGAGCAGACGTGAGAGAAGCACGATCACCGCGCCAATAG
- a CDS encoding PGF-pre-PGF domain-containing protein, which translates to MLVLAPLSAPVGATSDWTVPDDETIEAGNVSVWEQSILPLRTDTSNADTKIDNAAWYVEKPSSDFGSDSTSLNKETVGVFDDETSIKVRFNADYTSKPSQLAGEDMTIVAARVSPDTTTTYPSIDSYTDILDILNATSEDDVRDNATTEKLNRNVTFLSKNPLTIDSHGDGLFAFDPPRAGEYVFFVADGTMANSGLDVNNGNLTITGKPTIVGVERAMVHNKPSSASLETPSPARGDDLTFGVDKISSMNGDDVQQAVLVYDEETGFEDQRFTLNVTGNPSNITELSENTTLKHSISEVNGVARVEEGTTFLDKDVSGQYKGSPGVTSIINFVTENTDRTIPDNETIDGVGDPTLDGSVTAVSGKDTTITVQTLTNWSSDTYRWVHVAVNEDGDIRTNTDTFTLEKSVYSVSNVQFTPDKIKAGKSISITADVTNIGNEKVTRDVWASYRKTGTSDWTELNRTQVTLAGKASKTVTLTGAIPKKGTYEIKVNGNIASDTVTVKAKGGNGGGGGGGGGGGGGLEPPQSVETIQKSDGSVVADIRGGQAGESIRVNIPSQQATKVSGITFDNLEVKLKNSNAHFKFNINSFSSRPASVPSDPSNVAVKGYLQVEKSLISNSEIEQATISFSLSSSQLSEYSTPNNVVLYRYHDGSWQELETTFIGQEGGQYNFEAVTPGFSVFAIGEKQPSISVSNAELGRSEVTVGETVEVTAELTNDGNGEGTYTVELTVGGDVVATKDVTVKGGETKTVTFNYEASETGEFEVSVDDASAGTLTVVEDDDSDSDDSDSDSDETETTTAGPGDDKDSDGGIGAIGISIAVLVILGLIGGGLYYFRDDVEMYLNDYVGK; encoded by the coding sequence ATGCTCGTCCTTGCACCGCTCTCAGCACCGGTCGGTGCGACATCCGACTGGACGGTGCCCGACGACGAAACAATAGAAGCCGGAAATGTATCCGTATGGGAACAATCAATTCTCCCACTCCGAACGGATACATCAAACGCAGACACAAAGATTGACAACGCCGCATGGTACGTCGAGAAACCAAGCTCGGACTTCGGATCAGACAGTACCTCCCTCAACAAAGAAACCGTTGGTGTCTTCGACGACGAAACCTCGATTAAGGTTCGGTTCAACGCAGACTACACCTCAAAACCGAGCCAACTTGCAGGCGAAGACATGACGATCGTAGCTGCGCGAGTTAGTCCGGATACGACGACCACGTACCCAAGCATCGACTCATACACGGATATCTTGGACATCCTAAACGCAACGTCCGAAGACGATGTCCGAGATAACGCCACGACCGAGAAACTGAACCGGAACGTCACGTTCCTCAGCAAAAACCCACTCACAATCGATAGCCACGGCGATGGACTGTTTGCCTTCGACCCGCCGCGAGCCGGTGAATACGTATTCTTCGTTGCAGACGGCACGATGGCTAACTCCGGGCTTGACGTGAACAACGGCAACCTCACCATAACTGGTAAGCCGACGATTGTCGGTGTTGAACGAGCGATGGTTCACAACAAGCCATCGAGTGCGTCCCTCGAAACCCCATCGCCCGCACGCGGAGATGACCTGACGTTCGGTGTTGACAAAATCTCTTCAATGAACGGCGACGATGTTCAGCAAGCTGTTCTCGTCTACGACGAAGAGACTGGATTCGAAGACCAGCGGTTCACCCTAAACGTAACCGGCAACCCATCGAACATCACTGAACTCTCCGAAAACACGACACTCAAACACTCGATTAGCGAGGTCAACGGTGTCGCCCGCGTTGAAGAGGGCACCACGTTCTTAGATAAGGACGTGTCCGGCCAGTACAAAGGTTCACCTGGAGTCACCTCCATCATTAACTTCGTCACGGAGAATACGGATCGAACTATCCCGGACAACGAAACCATCGACGGCGTAGGCGACCCCACGCTTGACGGGTCCGTAACCGCCGTCTCCGGAAAAGACACGACGATTACCGTCCAGACATTGACGAACTGGTCGTCAGACACCTACCGCTGGGTTCACGTCGCGGTCAACGAAGATGGTGACATCCGGACTAACACGGACACCTTCACGCTCGAGAAATCCGTCTACAGTGTCTCGAACGTCCAGTTCACGCCCGACAAAATCAAGGCTGGCAAGTCCATTAGCATCACTGCAGACGTCACGAACATCGGGAACGAGAAAGTCACTCGTGACGTTTGGGCGTCCTACCGGAAGACCGGCACATCTGATTGGACCGAACTCAACCGGACACAGGTCACGCTGGCAGGTAAAGCATCGAAGACGGTCACCCTGACTGGCGCAATCCCGAAGAAGGGCACCTACGAGATCAAGGTCAACGGTAACATTGCATCTGACACTGTCACCGTCAAAGCCAAAGGCGGCAATGGCGGCGGTGGCGGCGGTGGCGGTGGCGGTGGCGGTGGACTTGAACCGCCGCAGTCCGTCGAGACGATTCAAAAATCCGATGGTAGTGTCGTCGCTGATATTCGAGGCGGTCAGGCTGGCGAGAGCATTCGAGTGAACATCCCGAGCCAGCAGGCGACGAAGGTGAGCGGCATCACCTTCGACAACCTTGAGGTTAAGCTGAAGAACAGCAACGCACACTTCAAATTCAATATTAATTCCTTCTCGAGTCGGCCCGCCTCGGTGCCGTCGGATCCGTCCAACGTCGCAGTGAAGGGCTACCTGCAGGTCGAGAAGAGTCTCATCTCGAACTCCGAGATCGAGCAAGCAACAATCAGCTTCAGTCTGTCGTCGAGCCAACTCAGCGAATACAGTACGCCGAATAACGTTGTACTGTACCGCTACCACGACGGCTCGTGGCAAGAGCTTGAGACCACGTTCATTGGGCAGGAAGGCGGCCAGTACAACTTCGAGGCTGTGACGCCTGGCTTCTCGGTGTTCGCGATTGGCGAGAAGCAACCCTCGATTAGCGTCTCGAACGCTGAGCTCGGTCGTTCGGAAGTCACCGTTGGTGAGACGGTTGAGGTGACTGCCGAACTCACGAATGACGGTAATGGCGAAGGCACGTACACTGTAGAACTCACCGTTGGCGGTGACGTTGTGGCAACGAAAGACGTGACCGTCAAAGGCGGCGAGACGAAGACAGTGACGTTCAACTACGAGGCGAGTGAGACAGGTGAGTTCGAGGTGTCGGTCGATGATGCCTCGGCTGGCACGCTCACCGTCGTCGAAGATGACGACTCGGACTCCGACGACTCGGATTCGGACTCCGACGAAACGGAGACAACGACCGCTGGACCCGGTGACGACAAAGATTCAGACGGTGGCATCGGTGCCATCGGCATCTCGATCGCCGTTCTCGTCATCCTCGGTCTCATCGGTGGTGGACTCTACTACTTCCGCGACGACGTTGAGATGTACCTCAACGATTACGTCGGCAAGTAG
- a CDS encoding ABC transporter ATP-binding protein: MQHQNAPPSTSESSPSTPVIADCENVTRTYTRGGNSRFFGSSSNDRPTVTALEDVSLTVHRGEIIGLAGPSGSGKSTLLHLLAALDTPTDGTVTVDGKDTSTLSGRERTRLRLTTIGIVFQRFHLLPALSAKSNVALPLVEQGLGKRARHDRATDLLEKVGLGDRATHKPGELSGGEQQRVAIARALATDPDLIIADEPTGELDTETAGAILEVFEGLANDRAVVVASHDDPTLAIADRRIDLQDGRVVSNGD; the protein is encoded by the coding sequence ATGCAACATCAAAACGCCCCACCCTCCACATCCGAATCATCCCCGTCCACGCCCGTGATTGCAGACTGTGAGAACGTCACGCGAACATACACACGCGGTGGAAACAGCCGGTTCTTCGGATCCTCGTCAAACGACCGGCCGACGGTAACGGCCCTCGAGGACGTGAGCCTTACAGTACATCGAGGTGAAATCATCGGACTCGCGGGCCCGAGCGGTAGTGGCAAATCTACACTCCTCCATCTACTTGCCGCACTCGACACCCCAACCGATGGGACGGTCACCGTCGATGGAAAGGATACGAGCACGCTCTCCGGTCGAGAGCGAACCAGACTGCGGCTTACGACAATCGGCATTGTCTTCCAGCGCTTCCATCTACTCCCCGCCCTCTCGGCAAAATCGAATGTTGCACTACCTCTTGTTGAACAGGGGCTTGGGAAAAGGGCGCGCCACGACCGTGCGACTGATCTCCTCGAGAAGGTTGGCCTTGGTGATAGAGCTACCCACAAGCCCGGTGAATTGAGTGGCGGAGAGCAACAACGGGTTGCGATTGCGCGCGCACTTGCGACGGATCCCGATCTCATTATCGCAGACGAACCGACCGGCGAACTCGACACCGAGACGGCGGGGGCGATTCTTGAGGTCTTCGAGGGGCTTGCGAACGACCGCGCAGTCGTTGTGGCGTCCCATGATGACCCGACGCTCGCGATTGCTGACCGCCGAATCGACCTCCAGGATGGACGCGTGGTATCCAATGGCGACTAA
- a CDS encoding ABC transporter permease: MVVSTDAPQFGAVHPTTAQLTQKEEVRYATPVLMHAMEMHTPGGEDESEYVIVIGVVAHSDVEVAGLSAGPMHAGDPYYANGTYNGTWTGEAVVSPAAAELLNVTNGTSLIPTRGARGNQTLTVTSIGREGVSTGMGQLPVVLVHLSEAQQLTGATTGDQADQILVDTNARNVKSQLENVYPRSTVMARSGLTAQNMSSGLPLAMSVAALCVAVIVGTLFVGTTMGLEITADQQQYALMGALGLPWRSRAVVVLVQALMVTIVGGIFGLALGYLGIEVTNHLAQQYIAPSAIAVAHPILGVCGVGVAVLIGLLAAPYLLWLTKRTSILDQLNT, encoded by the coding sequence ATGGTCGTCTCCACGGACGCCCCACAGTTCGGGGCTGTTCATCCGACCACTGCACAACTCACCCAGAAAGAGGAGGTGAGGTACGCAACGCCAGTGCTCATGCACGCAATGGAGATGCATACGCCCGGTGGTGAAGACGAGAGTGAGTACGTCATCGTCATTGGTGTTGTCGCTCACTCCGACGTAGAGGTCGCCGGGTTATCCGCAGGTCCGATGCACGCTGGTGACCCCTATTATGCGAACGGCACCTACAACGGAACGTGGACCGGGGAAGCAGTGGTGTCGCCTGCGGCCGCAGAACTTCTCAACGTCACGAACGGCACGTCCTTGATTCCGACAAGAGGGGCACGGGGGAATCAGACACTCACGGTGACTTCGATTGGCCGTGAGGGCGTCAGCACTGGAATGGGCCAACTACCGGTCGTTCTCGTCCATTTGAGTGAGGCCCAGCAGTTGACGGGGGCGACAACCGGCGACCAAGCCGACCAAATCTTAGTTGATACGAACGCACGCAATGTGAAGTCTCAGTTGGAGAACGTCTATCCGCGCTCAACAGTGATGGCCCGAAGCGGATTAACGGCACAAAACATGTCGTCAGGACTTCCGCTCGCGATGAGTGTCGCCGCATTGTGCGTGGCCGTCATTGTCGGCACGCTCTTCGTCGGGACGACGATGGGTCTCGAGATCACGGCTGACCAACAGCAGTATGCACTGATGGGCGCGCTCGGCCTCCCCTGGCGTAGTCGTGCCGTTGTCGTGCTCGTCCAAGCTCTGATGGTGACGATTGTCGGCGGTATCTTTGGGCTTGCATTAGGGTATCTGGGTATTGAGGTGACGAACCACCTCGCCCAGCAGTACATCGCACCGTCTGCCATCGCTGTCGCCCATCCAATACTTGGTGTGTGCGGAGTTGGTGTCGCCGTGCTCATCGGGTTGCTCGCCGCACCCTATCTGTTGTGGCTCACGAAACGAACGTCGATTCTCGACCAGCTCAACACCTAA
- a CDS encoding ABC transporter permease: MRPLTKLRAVLGITVAQLTHERTRTVLAIFGIALAVLSTTLLASVGYGVVETGQQKFDASGRDLWITGGPVQLAPGSVGGFENTLTNAHGIARNLTAREDIRTAEPMAFQTVYVGTNPDDLQTIVGVGVRGTGSSGSAQITRGAGFTGPDRHYAGGSYDGKMTREILIGPRTANLLNVSVGDTIHVGGTVVSARQNEFTVIGISPTFSRFLGTPSVTLRLSELQELTGTTQTDPATMITIDLRSGVDTAAIEQELQQKYPQYDVRTNREQLQSILADKAVVLASGLVLVILAVLAGVALTANLLALLVYQQRQQLAAAKALGISSSVLIGTAASQGLLLGLLGGAVGLGITPFAGAGLNMVAARLVGFEGLVQTPDLVFGIGAVVAVGIGMIGSLVAGWRVGRVQPLTHLES, translated from the coding sequence ATGCGCCCACTCACCAAACTTCGCGCCGTCCTCGGCATCACGGTCGCACAGCTCACCCACGAACGAACACGGACCGTCTTAGCCATCTTCGGGATTGCACTCGCCGTCCTCTCAACGACACTTCTCGCAAGTGTTGGATATGGTGTCGTCGAGACTGGCCAACAGAAATTCGACGCCTCCGGGCGCGACCTCTGGATAACCGGTGGGCCCGTACAATTGGCCCCCGGAAGTGTCGGTGGATTCGAGAACACACTAACGAACGCACATGGCATTGCAAGGAATCTCACCGCTCGTGAGGACATCCGGACTGCGGAGCCGATGGCCTTCCAAACAGTGTACGTCGGCACAAACCCAGATGACCTACAGACGATTGTCGGAGTAGGGGTTCGAGGAACAGGTAGTAGTGGTTCTGCCCAGATTACCAGGGGAGCGGGCTTTACTGGTCCTGACCGCCATTACGCTGGTGGAAGTTACGATGGGAAAATGACCAGAGAGATTCTTATTGGGCCGAGAACAGCAAATCTGCTTAATGTCTCGGTCGGGGATACAATCCATGTTGGAGGCACGGTTGTGAGTGCTCGTCAGAACGAGTTTACCGTGATTGGTATCTCGCCGACGTTCTCGCGGTTCCTTGGAACACCGAGTGTCACGCTACGATTGAGTGAACTCCAGGAGCTTACAGGCACAACTCAGACGGATCCTGCGACGATGATCACGATTGACCTTCGTTCGGGAGTAGATACGGCTGCTATCGAACAGGAGCTTCAACAGAAGTATCCACAGTATGATGTTCGCACGAACCGCGAGCAGCTACAGTCGATTCTTGCGGATAAAGCCGTTGTTCTCGCAAGTGGCCTGGTGCTTGTCATTTTGGCTGTTCTTGCGGGTGTTGCGTTGACGGCGAATCTACTCGCGTTGCTTGTGTATCAGCAACGCCAGCAGTTAGCTGCGGCAAAGGCACTCGGCATCTCTTCGTCAGTGCTTATCGGGACTGCAGCAAGCCAGGGACTCTTGCTCGGCCTGCTTGGTGGCGCTGTCGGACTTGGGATTACGCCATTTGCCGGTGCGGGGTTGAATATGGTTGCCGCCCGACTCGTTGGATTCGAGGGGCTTGTTCAGACACCGGATCTCGTGTTCGGCATTGGTGCCGTTGTCGCTGTCGGGATCGGGATGATCGGCTCGCTCGTTGCCGGATGGCGGGTAGGTCGAGTCCAGCCGTTAACGCATCTCGAAAGCTAA
- a CDS encoding metal-dependent hydrolase, whose product MWPWGHLGVGYLCYVFWVHGSDSREQTFLTLLAMGFGTQFPDIIDKPLAWSFELLPSGRSLAHSLLTASLILAVVYWIGHRRHRTDLVTAFGIGYLSHSFADLGPTVVFGLLYGDMSQVQWTTYLLWPVLPSPPYPSDSAFMDHLMAFRFEPYVIVQFLIFGVGIFVWIATGTPGLNSVRDRITR is encoded by the coding sequence ATGTGGCCATGGGGACATCTGGGCGTGGGCTATCTCTGTTACGTATTTTGGGTTCACGGAAGTGATAGCCGTGAGCAGACATTTCTGACGCTCCTCGCTATGGGGTTTGGGACGCAGTTCCCCGACATCATCGACAAGCCTCTTGCATGGAGCTTTGAACTCTTACCTTCTGGTCGCTCGCTTGCTCACTCACTGCTTACAGCATCGCTTATCCTTGCAGTAGTATACTGGATTGGGCATCGCCGCCATCGCACAGACCTTGTTACCGCATTCGGTATTGGCTATCTCTCGCACAGTTTCGCGGACCTCGGCCCGACAGTCGTATTCGGTCTTCTCTACGGTGATATGAGTCAGGTACAGTGGACAACGTATCTGCTCTGGCCTGTGCTTCCGTCACCGCCGTATCCAAGCGATAGCGCATTCATGGACCACCTCATGGCATTCAGGTTTGAACCATATGTGATCGTACAGTTCCTCATATTTGGTGTGGGCATCTTTGTCTGGATAGCGACCGGGACGCCAGGCCTCAACTCGGTCCGTGACCGTATCACGCGATGA
- a CDS encoding tubulin/FtsZ family protein: MKVAAIGVGGAGGRIVDELARENKSRSVSYLTTAQVLDTEFEDLSALTTIPDDACHNFGHLETHGTGTDGNRTSGIAAIKEDLQEVRREIESAIPSETTAIFVVAGLGGGTGSGATSHLVQALREIFEIPLYAVSVLPAGNESIPPENTARGLKTVSEVVDAQIVFDNDNWIGRDDTISENTAELNRVLAERLGTLFAAGEAETASAVGERVIDASEIIATLDRSGFATLGYAQQDLQPDSADQTGSLLKTVRERLFGGENDTVDEVKAIKAVETTLRRAVKGKLTLECDLPAVETGLLIVSGPSEWLHGDAIADGRAWLSEEIESAELRSGDAPLQTESQLMILVLLAGISAHPRIEDLQAVKE; the protein is encoded by the coding sequence ATGAAGGTCGCAGCTATCGGCGTCGGCGGTGCAGGTGGCCGCATCGTCGATGAACTCGCCCGAGAGAACAAGAGCCGCTCAGTCTCATATCTCACCACCGCTCAGGTCCTCGACACAGAGTTTGAAGACCTTTCAGCGCTCACGACGATTCCCGACGACGCATGCCACAACTTTGGCCATCTTGAGACACACGGGACCGGGACGGACGGCAATCGGACAAGTGGTATTGCGGCCATCAAAGAAGACCTTCAAGAAGTGCGTCGTGAAATTGAGTCAGCAATTCCGTCCGAGACTACTGCTATCTTTGTCGTCGCAGGACTTGGCGGTGGGACAGGCTCAGGTGCCACATCCCATTTGGTGCAAGCGCTCCGAGAAATCTTCGAGATTCCACTCTATGCCGTCTCTGTTCTCCCGGCCGGGAACGAATCGATTCCCCCTGAAAACACGGCTCGTGGACTCAAGACAGTCAGTGAAGTCGTAGACGCCCAAATCGTCTTCGATAACGACAACTGGATTGGAAGAGACGACACGATCTCCGAGAACACTGCTGAACTGAATCGTGTGCTGGCTGAGCGACTTGGGACGCTCTTTGCTGCTGGTGAGGCTGAGACGGCTTCAGCTGTCGGTGAGCGCGTCATCGACGCGAGCGAGATTATCGCGACACTCGACCGGAGTGGGTTCGCGACACTTGGGTATGCTCAACAAGATCTCCAACCTGACTCTGCAGACCAGACTGGATCACTTCTTAAAACGGTTCGCGAACGTCTGTTTGGCGGAGAGAATGACACCGTTGATGAGGTAAAGGCGATTAAGGCAGTTGAGACGACACTGCGGCGAGCCGTGAAGGGAAAACTCACGTTGGAGTGTGATCTTCCGGCCGTAGAGACTGGCCTCCTGATTGTCTCTGGACCATCGGAGTGGCTTCATGGAGACGCGATTGCTGATGGTCGTGCGTGGCTCTCCGAGGAAATCGAATCTGCTGAGTTACGAAGTGGTGATGCTCCACTACAGACGGAATCACAGCTCATGATACTCGTCTTGTTAGCAGGCATTTCGGCGCATCCTCGAATTGAAGACTTGCAAGCAGTCAAGGAGTAG
- a CDS encoding glycosyltransferase family 4 protein: protein MRVAFVSNVVYPFVTGGAEKRIHEIGTRLANKGHDVTIYGRHFWDGPRETTHEGMTLRAVAPEADLYAEDRRSITEAIDFAARALPQLRRHLRRDEHDIVVASVFPYFPVLATKLAGLRTDTPLVTTWHEVWGDYWEEYLGHLSPFGKLTERITAHTPQHPIVISSITADRLAAIRPARETIEIVPNGINVEQVRNAPLPEQGYDILFAGRLIEHKNVDVLLDAFDQITSTHDATLGIVGDGPERERLEAKRKSLTHADRVEFLGFLDDYEGVLGHMRAADVFASPSTREGFGITFVEAMAADCTVIAADHPDSAADEVIDDAGLLVDPTVESMTETLDDALHGERPPTKPVERAQRYDWDTVADQAETVYQRAIDGTW from the coding sequence ATGCGCGTGGCCTTCGTCTCGAACGTAGTTTATCCGTTTGTCACCGGTGGTGCGGAAAAACGCATCCACGAGATTGGTACCCGCCTCGCTAACAAAGGCCACGACGTCACGATTTACGGTCGTCACTTCTGGGACGGACCTCGTGAAACCACGCACGAGGGGATGACGCTGCGCGCAGTCGCTCCCGAAGCCGACCTCTACGCCGAAGACCGTCGTTCTATCACAGAAGCCATAGACTTCGCAGCCCGAGCGCTCCCACAACTCCGTAGACACCTCCGCCGCGACGAGCACGACATCGTCGTCGCCAGTGTGTTCCCGTACTTCCCTGTCCTCGCCACGAAGCTCGCCGGTCTCCGCACGGACACGCCACTCGTGACGACCTGGCACGAGGTCTGGGGCGACTACTGGGAAGAATACCTCGGTCACCTCTCCCCGTTCGGTAAGCTCACTGAGCGCATCACTGCTCACACCCCCCAACATCCAATAGTGATATCGTCTATCACGGCCGACCGCCTCGCGGCCATCAGGCCAGCACGCGAGACCATCGAAATCGTTCCGAACGGCATCAACGTCGAACAGGTCAGAAACGCTCCGCTCCCTGAGCAGGGCTACGATATCCTCTTCGCGGGCAGACTCATCGAACACAAAAACGTTGACGTCCTCCTCGACGCGTTTGACCAAATCACTAGTACACACGACGCCACGCTGGGCATCGTGGGCGACGGTCCCGAACGCGAGCGCCTCGAAGCGAAACGCAAGTCACTGACCCATGCCGACCGTGTCGAGTTTCTCGGGTTTCTCGATGACTATGAGGGTGTCCTCGGTCACATGCGCGCCGCCGACGTCTTCGCCTCCCCGAGCACCAGAGAGGGATTCGGCATCACGTTCGTCGAAGCAATGGCCGCTGACTGTACCGTCATCGCTGCCGATCACCCCGATTCAGCGGCGGACGAAGTCATCGACGACGCGGGTCTCCTCGTCGATCCCACGGTCGAATCCATGACTGAGACGCTCGACGACGCACTACACGGTGAACGACCACCGACGAAACCCGTCGAACGCGCGCAGCGATACGACTGGGATACGGTCGCCGACCAAGCAGAAACCGTGTATCAACGCGCAATCGACGGTACCTGGTGA